The nucleotide window CGAAGTTGCCGAAGGACAACATGAAATTAACTTTAAGTATGACAATGCATTAACCGCTGCTGATCTTGCGACAACATACAAGTGGGTTGTAAAAACCATTGCAAGACAATTCGGATTGCATGCGACATTTATGCCTAAGCCAATTTTTGGTTCAAACGGAAGTGGCATGCATGTAAATATCTCATTATTTAATAATGAAAAAGGGTCGAACGCATTCTTTGATGAAAATGATCCAAGACAATTATCAGAAACTGCATATCAATTTATTGCTGGGTTATTAGATAACGTGAAATCTTTTGCAGCTATAACAAATCCTCTAGTAAACTCTTATAAGCGTTTAGTTCCTGGATATGAAGCTCCTTGCTATATTGCATGGTCAGCATCAAACCGCTCTGCACTTATTCGGATTCCTGCAAAGCGTGGCATAGCAACTCGAGTGGAAATTCGTTGCCCAGATCCATCAGCGAATCCATATTTTGCATATGCAGCAATTGCGGCAGCGGGATTAGCTGGTGTAACTAGTGCCTTAGAAGTCCCGGCTGAAATTGTTGATGACATTTTCAGTATGTCAGAGTCTGAACGTACAAACCGTGGTATTGAAAATTTACCAACAACTTTAGGTGAAGCGATTGCTGAGCTTAAAGAAGGTACCATTGGTCGCGAGGTACTTGGTGAGCATGCGTACAACGAATATGTGGCGCTTAAGGATAAAGAATGGGAAAGTTATCGTATGGCAGTGACAGAATGGGAATTAAATCGCTATCAAGTAAAATTCTAATTTAGCAAAAAACCTTTCTAAAGGCTTAGTCCTTTAGAAAGGTTTTTTTGTGATATAGTGCAGGATTTGAAAGAACTCACTGGGATATAGGTGGTAAGTTTTCTTATAAGGTAGCTTTTTAAACGTCTACTAAAATAGGCTAAACAAAGTTTAACCTATTTTAGGAAGTGAAGAATCTACATTTAAGAAAGAAAGTGGTATATCGATGAATAAATAATAAGATTCCTCTAGTGGGTATGAAAATGTCCGCATTGGTTGGTTTGTTTCAACATCATTGTAGACATCGGATAAGATGCCCTTTTGTTCGATGGTCATCCGTGTAATGCCTTCTAAAAAATAAGGGCGCCAGCTCCAGTTTTTATTTTTATAATCTGGATCAAGAGTCCAAGAGTTAGTAGAACTTTTTACGATATTAGCGGTTTTTTGATAACCGCTTGAATCGCAAATATAAAGGCGCATTGAAAGATCGGTTAATTCATTTGCGATTTCCAATAGCCGATGATTGAAATCGGAATTATTGGCGGTCGACTCAATTAAAGTTTTTACTCTATTATTTAAAGTCACGGAAAGATAATGTTGGTCAAATAAAGCTTGCTTTTGTTCTTCGATGAAGCTAAGCAACTTTTTCTCAAACTTAGATTTTGTAAACTGCTCGGATGGTAGCTTGTCAGGATAGCCAATTTTGTAGCCTTGATAAAAACGGCCGCCATTTTTCCACGCGTAGTTAAACTGAAAATAATCTTCAATTCCCTCAAATAATAAACTCGCTCCAATTTTTCTCGCAAGTAATGATAGGGAATAGATAATACCGTCGTAAGAAGGAGAGATTTCTCCTTCTTTTATAGAGTTGATATCAACCTTTAAAATGCTTGGTTCTAAAATTGCGATCCGATCTAAATTGTTGGCACCTGTACCGACATCGTCGATCGCAATTTGAACACCTATATCTGTAAATTTAGTTAAGACTTTTTTTATTTCTGAAATATTGCCATTGTAATCATGCTCAGTGATTTCAAGAACAATGTGGTGAAGAGGAAAACCGCGGTCACTGAATTCTAATAACATTGAATAGAGTTTTTCGCCTTCATCTAGTAATAGTGCGTTCGGGTTGCGGTTAAAAAATAGCTTTGGATAGTTTCCTAAGTTCGAGGTATATTCTAGTGCTTGTCTTTGTAAATAGTTATCTACAATATTTTTAGATTCAATTGGAATGTTTGGATCGTGAAAAAAAGGCCCCAAATTGATCGTGTTACCATCTTTATTCACTCTGCCTAATACTTCGTAGCCTATTACAGACAATTGATCCGCATTGATAATCGGTTGAAAATAAGGAGTCACATTTTGTAAATTAGACAAAACATCGTATGATTTCATATTCAGTCTCCTCTTTCATGAAAATTTGTTTGTTAATTGTTTTTACATCATTTGTTATATAATATACCATTTATCATTAACGCATGGAAGTCATACTGAAATTAATGAACTTAAGAAATTCTTAAGATTTTTGCGAAGTGAAATTTAAGATTTATGTCCTATACTCTAGTTGTTGGAACAGGGAAACGAAAGATTTTACAACGCATGACCATAGCCGTGCTATACTGCAGAAAGGAGTGTGAGAGTATCGATGAATGATTATTCTGTATTGGTAGTTGATGATGAAAAGGAAATTCGAGATGTAATTGAAATTTATTTAAAAGCAGAAGGTATAACGGTATTAAAAGCAAAAGATGGTATAGAGGCAATTGAAAAGCTGCATGAGCATACTATTCATTTAATTATATTAGATATCATGATGCCACGAATGGATGGGATCGCCACTACGTTTAAGATTCGGGAAGAAAAGAATATTCCTATTATAATGCTTAGTGCCAAAAGTGAGGGCACTGATAAAATATTGGGTCTTCAGGTTGGTGCTGATGATTACGTAACAAAACCCTTTAATCCAATGGAGCTAATTGCTCGTGTAAAATCACAGTTAAGAAGGTACGTGACGCTGGGTACATATGAAGGTGTTGAGAAAGTAATTGATCTTAAAGGGTTATCGTTAGACCAAAGCGCAAAGGAAGTCAGTGTGGATGGTACGCCTGTAAAGCTAACGCCGATTGAATATAAAATCGTGGAATTATTAATGACAAATGCTGGTCGAGTCTTTTCAATTAATGATATTTATGAGCGAGTTTGGAAAGAACCGAGCTATAACGCTGAAAATACAGTTGCTGTTCATATCAGGAAAATCCGCGAAAAAATCGAAATTGATCCAAAAAATCCAAGATATTTAAAGGTTGTGTGGGGAATTGGCTATAAAATGGAAAAATAAATTAAAGATTGCTGGTTGGTTAGCACTTTTTACATTTGGATTAATCGCAGTGTTCTTAGGTGTAAATAAAATTGAGACTTACGTTAATAGAGACTATTTTCATACAGATCAATTTGAGAATGAGCTAAATCAGTTTATTGATTATTTAAGTATGTTTGAATTAAGTTATATCCCGAAAGAAGAAGTGAAAAAAGTTCTAACAGTTACGTCAGATGATATTGAAGAGCACCGCTATCGTTATGGCGACTTATCGGAACAAATCGCTAGCATCCAAAATCAATATGAGCACAAAATTCAAGACGCGCAGGCGACAAATAGAAAGGACATAGCAGATATTTTTATTGCTGAAAGAGATGCTAAGATTGCCGATATTACGAATAACTTTAAAAGCGATGAGTATGTTCGTGAAAAAATAATTAAAGAAAAAGAAGGGCAAGTTGACGAGCATTATAAAGAATTAGAGAAAAATCGTAATGAATTTAATAGATATAAAGGCTCCTTTCAATATTATTTAAAAGATACAACTACAGGTAAAGTTTATACCAACTTAAATATAGCGGCAGGTAAAAAGGTTGAAGATGTATTAAATACAGATAAAATTGCATATAAGAAATCCTATTCAAGTTCGGAGGGGTATTTATCAACGTATGACCGCTATCATTATTTTAGAGACGATAACGTTGGTAATTTAATACATGATTTAACAGCATCCACGTATGAAGGGCAAATCGTGATACCGCAATCTGCAGCTGTAGCTCAATCTGTGCTGCAAGAGTATTATGATTTTCAACAAAAACAGATGATATTCTTTATTTATGTAGCAATAGGTTTAACGGCGTTTGCAGTAAGTCTTTACTTGATGAAGAAAATGAAAATTGTTCAAGCGGTGAAATTTGATAAATGGCAAAACTTTTATAATCAAATTCCGATTGATGTCGGCGTCATTGTATTTTTGATAAGTGGTTTTATTATGTTATTTTCTTTGGTTATTAGTAGTGAAATCTATTTATATGATAATGTATATTTCTTATTAACCACGACTTTATCAAATGTGATGGTTACTTCTATATTTGTAATAATTACTTTTATCCAAGGGCAATATTTGTATGTTAGATTAAAAGGATCGTCAAATATAAAATCTGAATGGAAAACCAGTCTAGTTTATCGTTTCCGTGAAGAACTAGCTGCTATGTTTTTAAATAGGCGTGTTGGTACGCAACTATTTCTGTTGCTATCAGTTGTGTTTGCTTTTGGTCTAGGGGCAGCCGTGATTGTTGTTGAACCTGTGTTTATGCTTATTTATATTCCGGTGTTTTTGGTGATTGGCTTTCCGGTTATTATTTTGTTAATCAAGCGAATTGGTTATTTTAATCGAATTATCTATAATGCTAGTGAACTGGCAAAAGGCAATTTTGAACCTGACTTACCGATTACCGGAAAGTCGGTGTTGGCAAAGTTGGCAGAAAATATTAATACATTAAAGCATGGTGTCAAAATTTCTCAGAAAGCACAAGCTAAAAGTGAAAGATTAAAAACTGAGTTAATTACAAATGTTAGTCATGATCTACGTACGCCGTTAACTTCAATTATTACTTATACAGAGCTGCTGAAAAGTTCAGATCTAGCACCAGATGAACGTGATTCTTATGTTGAAATAATTGATCGTAAGTCGAAAAGGTTAAAGGTGCTTATTGACGACCTTTTTGAGGCTACTAAAATGGCAAGCGGAAACATCGAGCTTACAAAAGAGAAAGTGGATCTTGTCCAATTGTTGCAGCAGTCATTAGCAGAGTATGATGAAACAATTGAGCATTCAACGTTAATCTTTCGAGTCACAACACCTGAAAATCCATTATACGCAGTTGTTGATGGACAAAAGCTATGGCGAGTATTTGATAATTTAATCGGTAATATTCTCAAGTATTCATTAGAAAATACAAGGGTGTATATTGCGATAAAATTGGTGGATAATCAAGCTGAAATAACTTTTAAAAATGTAACAAAATATGAATTAGGCGATAACATAGATGAAATGTTTGAACGATTTAAGCGTGGAGATACTTCCCGACATACTGAAGGCTCAGGTCTTGGGTTAGCGATTGCGAAGTCTATCATCGATTTACATGAAGGTAACATGGATATTGAAATCGATGGTGATTTATTTAAGGTTACAATTTTGTTGAATATACATTAATAGTAACGGATTTTAAGAGAAAATAGAATACATTGAAAAAATATTTTTAAAAAGCAGCCCATTTGCAATAATAGGGCTGCTTTTGTTTCTTTTATGTCTAACTTCCATAACGGATTACTAACAGGTAATAAAAGTTTACCAATTGTAGTTTTGGACTATTATTCGCCTAAATCTACATTGTGATAAACTTGTTGAACATCTTCTAAGTCTTCTAGTACATCGATCAATTTTTCAAATTTTGCTAGTGCATCTTCTTCGAGAGTAACTTCGTTTTGGGGCATCATTGTTATTTCTGCTACTGTAAATTCTGTTATGCCGCTGTTTTTGAAAGCTTCTTGTACAGCATGAAATTGATCTGGCTCAGCGTAAACAATTACACTTTCATCTTCTTCAGCGATATCACGAACATCAATATCGGCTTCCATTAATAGTTCTAGTACTTCTTCTTCATTTTTACCCTCAATACCAATTACAGCTACTTGATCAAACATATAGGCTACAGATCCACTTACGCCCATGTTTCCGCCGTTTTTACCAAATGCAGCACGAACTTCAGATGCTGTGCGATTTACGTTATTTGTTAATGCGTCAACAATTACCATCGATCCATTTGGTCCGAAACCTTCATAACGTAGTTCGTCATAGTTTTCTTCAGAACCGCCTTTTGCTTTTTCGATTGCGCGATCGATAATAGCTTTTGGCACATTGTAGGTTTTGGCACGCTCAAGTACAACCCTTAAAGCTTGGTTTAATTCAGGATCTGGTTCACCTTGCTTAGCTACTACGTAAATTTCGCGCCCGAACTTTGCATAAATACGACTAGTATTTGCATCCTTTGACGCTTTTTTTTCTTTAATATTATTCCACTTACGTCCCATAAAAAAACACTCACTTTCAACTTGAATCTACAAAAATTTTAATTTAAATATAGTACGTCTTCAACATTTTTTCCAACTCTATCAAATGATAGGTCGGATATATGGTGAAAGCTCATTTTTTCTACATTATATTATACCCCAAATAACAACTTGTATCGAGTGCAACTATAATAAACAATGTGATATTTGATAAAAAATAACATTCATAATTTAATGATGGTAATTTCGACAAATTCTGATACACTAGAGTTGTGAGACTTTTTTAAAATATTCTTTGTTTTTTTGAATAAATTTTTCTATCTATCAGTTTATCAAAACTGCGTTTGATATTATAAAACGATAAGGGAGAATTGAAATGAGCGAAAACTTGAATTATATTTTCGGAGATACTTCCAAAGATATTTATAATGTAAAGACTAATGCGGCTGGACCAACTGGTTCGTTGCCATTAACTCCTGAAATGTTATTAAACTCACCGAGTGGTGACTTATTTGGATTAACTCAAAATGTTGGAATGGGCTGGAGCCCTGAAGAATTAAATGGCGAGCAAATATTGATCTTAAGTACACAAGGTGGTATTCGCGCGGATAACGGAAAACCGATTGCGCTAGGCTATCATAGTGGTCACTGGGAAGTTGGCCTATTAATGAAAGCGGCTGCAGAGGAAGTGAAAAAACGCGGTGGTATTCCGTTTGCGGGTTATGTAAGTGATCCTTGTGATGGACGTTCGCAAGGGACAACAGGTATGTTTGATTCGTTTCCATATCGTAATGATGCTGCAATCGTGTATCGTCGTCTTATTCGTTCGTTGCCTACTCGTAAAGCTGTTATTGGGGTTGCAACTTGTGATAAAGGAATGCCTGCGACAACAATTGCATTAGCTGCTATGCATAACCTTCCAACGATCATTGTTCCTGGTGGTGTTACGTTACCACCTACAAACGGCGAAGATGCTGGTAAAATCCAAACGATTGGTGCGCGTTATGCGAATGATGAATTATCACTACAAGATGCAGCTGACCTTG belongs to Bacillus sp. Marseille-P3661 and includes:
- the glnA gene encoding type I glutamate--ammonia ligase; amino-acid sequence: MSTLTVGTTLETIKEEIKKSNVELLHLQFVDIEGVLKHVTVTVEQLDDVVDGKIMFDGSSVAGFSPINKSDLYLLPDLNTFAVLPWSVEPNYSEGRFICSITNPDGTLFEGDPRNIMKKTIDKAAEKGYSINVGPELEFFLFKADENGLPIQETQDLGGYFETSPRDYGERVRLEIYRALKKMGFTIEASHHEVAEGQHEINFKYDNALTAADLATTYKWVVKTIARQFGLHATFMPKPIFGSNGSGMHVNISLFNNEKGSNAFFDENDPRQLSETAYQFIAGLLDNVKSFAAITNPLVNSYKRLVPGYEAPCYIAWSASNRSALIRIPAKRGIATRVEIRCPDPSANPYFAYAAIAAAGLAGVTSALEVPAEIVDDIFSMSESERTNRGIENLPTTLGEAIAELKEGTIGREVLGEHAYNEYVALKDKEWESYRMAVTEWELNRYQVKF
- a CDS encoding EAL domain-containing protein encodes the protein MKSYDVLSNLQNVTPYFQPIINADQLSVIGYEVLGRVNKDGNTINLGPFFHDPNIPIESKNIVDNYLQRQALEYTSNLGNYPKLFFNRNPNALLLDEGEKLYSMLLEFSDRGFPLHHIVLEITEHDYNGNISEIKKVLTKFTDIGVQIAIDDVGTGANNLDRIAILEPSILKVDINSIKEGEISPSYDGIIYSLSLLARKIGASLLFEGIEDYFQFNYAWKNGGRFYQGYKIGYPDKLPSEQFTKSKFEKKLLSFIEEQKQALFDQHYLSVTLNNRVKTLIESTANNSDFNHRLLEIANELTDLSMRLYICDSSGYQKTANIVKSSTNSWTLDPDYKNKNWSWRPYFLEGITRMTIEQKGILSDVYNDVETNQPMRTFSYPLEESYYLFIDIPLSFLNVDSSLPKIG
- a CDS encoding response regulator transcription factor — translated: MNDYSVLVVDDEKEIRDVIEIYLKAEGITVLKAKDGIEAIEKLHEHTIHLIILDIMMPRMDGIATTFKIREEKNIPIIMLSAKSEGTDKILGLQVGADDYVTKPFNPMELIARVKSQLRRYVTLGTYEGVEKVIDLKGLSLDQSAKEVSVDGTPVKLTPIEYKIVELLMTNAGRVFSINDIYERVWKEPSYNAENTVAVHIRKIREKIEIDPKNPRYLKVVWGIGYKMEK
- a CDS encoding HAMP domain-containing sensor histidine kinase — translated: MAIKWKNKLKIAGWLALFTFGLIAVFLGVNKIETYVNRDYFHTDQFENELNQFIDYLSMFELSYIPKEEVKKVLTVTSDDIEEHRYRYGDLSEQIASIQNQYEHKIQDAQATNRKDIADIFIAERDAKIADITNNFKSDEYVREKIIKEKEGQVDEHYKELEKNRNEFNRYKGSFQYYLKDTTTGKVYTNLNIAAGKKVEDVLNTDKIAYKKSYSSSEGYLSTYDRYHYFRDDNVGNLIHDLTASTYEGQIVIPQSAAVAQSVLQEYYDFQQKQMIFFIYVAIGLTAFAVSLYLMKKMKIVQAVKFDKWQNFYNQIPIDVGVIVFLISGFIMLFSLVISSEIYLYDNVYFLLTTTLSNVMVTSIFVIITFIQGQYLYVRLKGSSNIKSEWKTSLVYRFREELAAMFLNRRVGTQLFLLLSVVFAFGLGAAVIVVEPVFMLIYIPVFLVIGFPVIILLIKRIGYFNRIIYNASELAKGNFEPDLPITGKSVLAKLAENINTLKHGVKISQKAQAKSERLKTELITNVSHDLRTPLTSIITYTELLKSSDLAPDERDSYVEIIDRKSKRLKVLIDDLFEATKMASGNIELTKEKVDLVQLLQQSLAEYDETIEHSTLIFRVTTPENPLYAVVDGQKLWRVFDNLIGNILKYSLENTRVYIAIKLVDNQAEITFKNVTKYELGDNIDEMFERFKRGDTSRHTEGSGLGLAIAKSIIDLHEGNMDIEIDGDLFKVTILLNIH
- a CDS encoding YebC/PmpR family DNA-binding transcriptional regulator gives rise to the protein MGRKWNNIKEKKASKDANTSRIYAKFGREIYVVAKQGEPDPELNQALRVVLERAKTYNVPKAIIDRAIEKAKGGSEENYDELRYEGFGPNGSMVIVDALTNNVNRTASEVRAAFGKNGGNMGVSGSVAYMFDQVAVIGIEGKNEEEVLELLMEADIDVRDIAEEDESVIVYAEPDQFHAVQEAFKNSGITEFTVAEITMMPQNEVTLEEDALAKFEKLIDVLEDLEDVQQVYHNVDLGE